The following proteins come from a genomic window of Flammeovirga pectinis:
- a CDS encoding IS6 family transposase: MNTSPISFKGQRFPQEIILHAVYLKLRFSLSYRDIEELLSMRNLLIDHSSIQRWVDKYSPLLSEQMKKRKKFVGDSWYWDETYIKVNGVWMYLHRAVDKEGNTIDFYLSKNRDKKAALTFLRKAMGGNATPLKISIDKSGANISALDHLNEEYTLEGKPPIEKRCSKYLNNRIEQDHRFIKKRVKPMLGFKSFDSAEHTISGIETIRMIQKNQLSDRKGMSNFEAIKSLAA; the protein is encoded by the coding sequence ATGAATACTTCCCCAATCTCTTTTAAAGGTCAGCGTTTTCCACAAGAAATCATTTTACATGCAGTTTATCTTAAACTTCGTTTTTCCCTTAGTTATCGAGATATTGAGGAGTTGCTTTCTATGCGTAATCTCCTAATAGATCATTCTAGCATTCAGCGTTGGGTCGATAAATATTCTCCTTTGTTATCAGAGCAAATGAAGAAGCGAAAAAAGTTTGTAGGAGACAGTTGGTATTGGGATGAGACGTATATCAAAGTGAATGGAGTGTGGATGTATTTACATAGAGCAGTAGATAAAGAAGGGAATACCATAGACTTTTATTTATCGAAAAACCGTGATAAGAAGGCAGCATTGACATTTTTACGAAAAGCAATGGGCGGTAATGCTACACCTTTAAAGATAAGTATAGACAAGAGTGGAGCTAATATTTCAGCATTAGATCACCTCAATGAAGAATATACATTAGAAGGTAAACCACCGATTGAAAAACGATGTAGTAAGTACCTTAATAATCGGATAGAACAGGATCATAGATTTATCAAAAAAAGAGTAAAACCTATGTTAGGGTTTAAAAGTTTTGATTCAGCAGAACATACAATTTCAGGAATAGAAACAATAAGAATGATCCAAAAAAATCAACTTTCTGACAGGAAGGGTATGTCTAATTTTGAAGCGATCAAAAGCTTAGCTGCTTAG
- a CDS encoding transposase, which translates to MNQVNRCLFLHSNERTTEESTFIEALYDKIPHLEKLRKRYFEYRNIFLSKLPDKLPTWLASAKELSIEGLTRLVGGIERDMEAVKNAAIYELTNGQVEGQVNKLKMIKRKGYGRAKLPF; encoded by the coding sequence ATGAATCAGGTAAATAGATGCTTATTTCTTCATAGTAACGAAAGAACTACGGAAGAATCTACATTTATAGAAGCACTTTATGATAAAATTCCTCACTTAGAAAAGTTACGTAAACGCTATTTTGAATACCGTAATATCTTCTTATCTAAGTTGCCAGATAAATTACCAACTTGGTTAGCATCAGCTAAAGAATTGTCTATTGAAGGTCTAACTAGATTAGTTGGAGGAATTGAAAGAGATATGGAAGCTGTTAAAAATGCTGCTATTTATGAATTAACAAATGGTCAAGTTGAAGGACAAGTCAATAAATTAAAAATGATAAAACGTAAAGGGTATGGAAGGGCAAAATTACCCTTTTAG
- a CDS encoding IS6 family transposase — protein sequence MKVQGVWMYLHRAVDKEGNTIDFYLSKNRDKKAALSFLRKVIGGNSAPLKISIDKSGANISALDHLNEEYTSKGKPPIEKRCSKYLNNRIEQDHRFIKKRVKPMLGFKSFESAKHTISGIETVRMIQKDQLSERNGMSNYEAFKSLAA from the coding sequence ATCAAAGTCCAAGGCGTATGGATGTATTTACATAGAGCAGTGGATAAAGAAGGGAATACCATAGACTTTTATTTATCGAAAAACCGTGATAAGAAGGCAGCATTGTCATTTTTACGAAAAGTAATAGGCGGTAATAGTGCACCTTTAAAAATAAGTATAGATAAGAGCGGGGCTAATATTTCGGCATTAGATCATCTCAATGAAGAATATACATCAAAAGGTAAACCCCCAATTGAAAAACGATGTAGTAAGTACCTTAATAATCGGATAGAACAAGACCATAGATTTATCAAAAAACGAGTCAAACCTATGCTTGGTTTTAAAAGTTTTGAATCTGCTAAACATACAATTTCAGGAATAGAAACGGTGAGAATGATTCAGAAGGATCAACTTTCTGAGAGAAATGGTATGTCTAATTATGAAGCTTTCAAAAGCTTAGCTGCTTAA
- a CDS encoding CPBP family glutamic-type intramembrane protease: MKNFITILIIGLIGVTSLIFSEVQYPPEILKILSEKLTPIQIKLLILINPTILIIMSTIVGTLTLGKTELVIFKTKKDLLENLKLNIILGVLLGVFIVIFSLIYQKINPNEFEILSNKTSIHIITKLLYGGISEEIIFRFGVMTFISFLILKIKDKNSTFIYVISILTSSVLFSLSHLPILFQAVSTPSISSIIYIILGNFIPGCVYGFLFWKQSLINSIITHIITHISSIILLATLSLLS; this comes from the coding sequence ATGAAAAATTTTATAACAATCCTTATAATAGGATTAATAGGAGTAACTTCTTTAATTTTCTCAGAAGTACAATACCCTCCAGAAATTCTAAAGATACTAAGCGAGAAACTCACTCCTATTCAGATAAAACTACTTATATTAATTAATCCTACTATATTAATTATTATGAGTACAATAGTAGGAACGCTTACTTTAGGTAAGACAGAATTAGTTATTTTTAAAACAAAAAAAGACCTATTAGAGAACTTAAAGTTAAATATCATTTTAGGTGTCTTATTAGGTGTTTTTATTGTGATTTTCTCTTTAATCTATCAAAAAATAAACCCTAATGAATTTGAAATATTAAGTAATAAAACATCTATTCATATTATTACTAAGTTGTTATACGGAGGGATCTCAGAGGAAATTATATTCAGATTTGGCGTGATGACCTTTATATCTTTCTTGATATTAAAAATCAAAGACAAAAATTCTACATTTATATACGTAATAAGTATTTTAACATCATCTGTTTTATTTTCTTTATCTCACCTTCCTATCTTATTTCAAGCAGTTAGTACTCCTTCAATTTCTAGTATAATCTATATAATTTTAGGCAACTTCATACCTGGATGTGTTTATGGATTTTTATTTTGGAAACAAAGTCTAATAAATTCAATAATTACACATATTATCACTCACATTTCTTCTATTATATTGTTAGCTACTTTGAGTCTTCTTAGTTAG